A region from the Medicago truncatula cultivar Jemalong A17 chromosome 6, MtrunA17r5.0-ANR, whole genome shotgun sequence genome encodes:
- the LOC25496286 gene encoding protein argonaute 4, whose amino-acid sequence MRSQSEDPFPPPPPTVPRNVKPVIIEQEHVKKKLLSKVPMARRGLGTTGNKLSLLTNHFKVNAANTDGFFFQYNVAIFYEDGCPVEASGAGRKILDKVKKTYDSELRGKDFAYDGEKTLFTMGSLAQNKLEFTVVLEDVTSSRNNGNCSPEGIRSSNDIDSKRIRRPFRSKSYKVEINYASKIPLQAIDRAFKGQETENYQEALRVLDTILRQHAAKQGCLLVRQSFFHNDPRSFKNVGGGVLGCRGLHSSFRTTQSGLCLNIDVSTTMIVQPGPVVDFLIANQNVKDPFNLDWIKAKRTLKNLRITTMPSNQEFKITGLSERPCKDQLFTLKKRGAAPGEDDSEEITIYEYFVNRRKIPLKYSARLPCINVGKPKRPTYFPIELCSLVSLQRYTKALSAHQRASLVEQSRQNPLERMKVLSDALQTSNYGSEPMLRTCGITIKPHLTQVDGRVLQAPRLTFGNGEYFNPKDGRWNFNNKKIAQPVTIANWAVVDFSNYRDVRGLVRDLIKCGRMKGIHIEPPCHEFEENRQFSRAPPMVRVEKMFQEMQSKMKDPPKFILCLLPQKNCDLYGPWKKKNLAEEGIITQCIVPSKVNDQYLTNVLLKINAKLDGINSFLGIEHARSMPIVSREPTLILGMDVSHGSPGQSEIPSIAAVVSSRQWPLISKYRACVRTQGSKVEMIDNLFKPMPNNEDAGIIRELLVDFYNSSGQRKPANIIIFRDGVSESQFNQVLNVELGQIIEACKFLDEDWNPKFLLIVAQKRHHTKFFQPENRNNVPPGTVVDNKICHPRNYDFYMCSHAGRIGTTRPTHYHVLLDEIGFSPDELQEFVHSLSYVYQRSTTAVSVVAPICYAHLAASQVAQFMKFEDMSETSSRREGDSNASLVPQLPKLDRRVCNSMFFV is encoded by the exons ATGAGATCACAAAGCGAAGATCCTTTTCCCCCACCACCTCCCACTGTTCCTCGAAATGTTAAACCAGTAATTATTGAACAAGAGCATGTAAAGAAGAAGCTTCTATCTAAAGTTCCGATGGCTAGACGTGGCCTAGGAACAACGGGAAATAAACTGTCTTTGTTAACAAATCACTTTAAAGTGAATGCCGCTAACACCGATGGGTTTTTCTTTCAGTACAAT GTTGCTATATTTTATGAAGATGGATGCCCGGTTGAAGCGAGCGGTGCTGGTAGGAAGATACTTGATAAAGTTAAAAAAACTTATGATTCTGAGCTTAGAGGAAAAGACTTTGCTTACGACGGGGAGAAGACTCTATTTACAATGGGCTCTCTAGCTCAGAACAAGCTTGAGTTTACTGTTGTTCTTGAAGATGTAACGTCTAGCAG aAACAATGGAAATTGTAGCCCTGAAGGGATCAGAAGTTCTAATGACATTGATAGTAAGAGGATCCGAAGACCCTTCCGATCAAAGTCATATAAAGTTGAAATCAACTATGCATCAAAAATTCCTCTGCAGGCCATTGACAGAGCCTTTAAGGGTCAAGAAACCGAGAATTATCAAGAAGCCCTAAGGGTTCTTGATACTATCTTGAGACAACATGCTGCCAAACA AGGATGTTTGCTTGTGCGCCAAAGTTTCTTCCATAACGATCCCAGGAGTTTCAAGAATGTAGGTGGTGGAGTACTTGGATGCAGAGGGTTGCATTCGAGCTTTAGAACCACACAAAGTGGACTGTGTTTGAATATAG atgtgtcaacaacaatgaTTGTTCAACCGGGGCCTGTAGTTGACTTCTTGATTGCAAATCAAAATGTGAAAGATCCTTTCAACCTTGATTGGattaag GCCAAAAGGACTCTTAAAAACTTGAGAATCACGACTATGCCGTCCAACCAAGAGTTCAAAATCACTGGGCTGAGTGAAAGGCCATGCAAAGACCAGCT GTTTACGTTGAAGAAGAGAGGTGCTGCTCCTGGAGAAGATGATTCAGAGGAGATCACAATTTATGAATATTTCGTTAACCGGCGAAAAATTCCTCTTAAGTATTCTGCTCGTCTTCCATGTATTAATGTCGGGAAGCCAAAACGACCTACGTATTTCCCAATTGAG CTTTGTTCATTGGTATCCCTACAACGATACACCAAAGCCCTCTCTGCACATCAAAGAGCCTCCCTTGTGGAACAGTCGAGGCAGAATCCTCTAGAACGGATGAAGGTCTTGTCAGAT GCGTTGCAAACAAGCAACTACGGCTCTGAGCCCATGCTACGTACCTGTGGCATTACAATAAAACCGCATCTTACACAAGTTGATGGGAGGGTTTTGCAGGCTCCAAGG ttgACGTTCGGCAATGGGGAATATTTCAATCCCAAAGATGGTAGATGGAACTTCAATAATAAG AAAATTGCGCAACCGGTTACAATAGCAAACTGGGCTGTGGTGGACTTTTCTAATTACCGTGATGTGCGAGGACTTGTGAGGGATTTGATAAAATGTGGAAGAATGAAAGGAATT CATATCGAACCACCTTGTcatgaatttgaagaaaatcgccAATTTAGCCGCGCACCACCAATGGTTAGAGTTGAGAAGATGTTTCAGGAAATGCAGTCAAAAATGAAAGATCCTCCTAAGTTTATCCTTTGCCTGCTTCCTCAGAAGAACTGTGATCTTTACG GTCCGTGGAAGAAAAAGAATCTTGCGGAGGAAGGAATCATTACTCAGTGCATAGTCCCTAGCAAGGTTAACGACCAATATCTAACCAATGTTTTGCTGAAGATCAATGCTAAG CTTGATGGGATAAATTCTTTTTTAGGCATTGAACACGCTCGTTCTATGCCTATTGTTTCTAGAGAACCGACTCTCATTTTGGGCATGGATGTTTCTCATGGTTCACCTGGGCAATCTGAAATTCCTTCAATTGCTGCG GTCGTGAGCTCGAGGCAATGGCCACTGATATCTAAATATAGGGCATGTGTTCGAACTCAAGGTTCAAAGGTTGAGATGATCGACAATTTGTTCAAGCCAATGCCTAATAACGAAGATGCAGGAATTATAag GGAACTTTTGGTTGATTTCTATAATAGTTCTGGGCAAAGAAAACCAGccaatatcatcattttcag GGATGGTGTTAGTGAGTCTCAGTTCAACCAAGTTTTGAACGTCGAACTCGGCCAAATCATCGAG gCTTGTAAATTTCTTGATGAAGACTGGAACCCCAAGTTTTTGTTGATTGTTGCCCAGAAGAGACATCACACAAAATTCTTCCAACCTGAAAATCGAAACAATGTGCCACCTG GAACTGTTGTGGACAACAAAATTTGTCATCCTAGGAATTATGATTTCTATATGTGTTCTCATGCAGGAAGAATT GGTACAACCAGGCCAACACATTATCATGTTCTTTTGGATGAGATTGGTTTTTCTCCAGATGAATTGCAAGAGTTTGTGCACTCTCTATCTTATGT CTATCAGCGAAGCACCACCGCCGTCTCTGTCG TTGCTCCAATATGCTACGCACACTTGGCTGCTTCTCAAGTTGCACAGTTCATGAAGTTTGAGGATATGTCTGAAACTTCTAGCAGAAGAGAAGGTGATAGCAATGCCTCCCTCGTCCCACAGTTACCAAAGTTAGATCGGAGAGTATGCAACtctatgttttttgtttga